From Streptomyces durmitorensis, a single genomic window includes:
- a CDS encoding inositol monophosphatase family protein, with protein sequence MTDPADQQLKAELLGAALEAAHRAGAFLRDGRPDDLGVAATKTSAVDVVTEMDIASEKLITDFFAERRPDDGVLGEEGASSEGSSGVQWVIDPIDGTVNYLYGRPDWSVSIAARKDGETLVGVVHAPMRGETYRAVLGEGAFVNDRPAHVRPAPPFEQALVGTGFGYVAQRRAHQAEVARQLIPLVRDIRRGGSAAIDLCDVALGRLDAYYERGLNPWDFAAGDLVAREAGALTGGRPGQALSGELTVAAPPGLFEDLQGRLEELGAWHD encoded by the coding sequence GTGACCGACCCCGCAGACCAGCAGCTGAAGGCCGAACTCCTCGGCGCCGCCCTGGAGGCCGCGCACCGCGCCGGCGCCTTCCTGCGCGACGGGCGCCCGGACGACCTGGGCGTGGCCGCCACGAAGACCAGCGCGGTCGACGTCGTCACCGAGATGGACATCGCCTCCGAGAAGCTGATCACCGACTTCTTCGCCGAGCGCAGGCCGGACGACGGCGTGCTCGGCGAGGAGGGCGCGAGCTCCGAGGGCAGCAGCGGCGTCCAGTGGGTGATCGACCCGATCGACGGCACCGTCAACTACCTCTACGGACGCCCCGACTGGTCCGTCTCCATCGCGGCCCGCAAGGACGGCGAGACGCTCGTCGGCGTGGTGCACGCCCCGATGCGCGGCGAGACCTACCGCGCGGTCCTCGGAGAGGGTGCCTTCGTCAACGACAGGCCCGCGCACGTCCGCCCCGCGCCCCCGTTCGAACAGGCCCTCGTCGGCACCGGCTTCGGGTACGTCGCCCAGCGCCGCGCCCACCAGGCCGAGGTGGCCAGGCAGCTGATCCCGCTGGTCCGGGACATCCGCCGCGGCGGCTCCGCGGCGATCGACCTGTGCGACGTCGCGCTCGGCCGCCTGGACGCGTACTACGAACGGGGCCTCAACCCGTGGGACTTCGCGGCCGGCGACCTCGTCGCACGGGAGGCGGGCGCGCTCACCGGCGGACGCCCCGGCCAGGCCCTCTCGGGCGAGCTGACCGTCGCGGCCCCGCCCGGCCTCTTCGAGGACCTGCAGGGCCGCCTGGAGGAGCTCGGCGCCTGGCACGACTGA
- a CDS encoding ferrochelatase: MSDALDASPYDALLLLSFGGPEGPDDVVPFLENVTRGRGIPTERLKEVGQHYFLFGGVSPINDQNRALLDALRKDFAEHGLDLPVYWGNRNWAPYLTDTLRELVQDGHRRVLVLATSAYASYSGCRQYRENLAESLAVLASEGLDVPRVDKLRHYFNHPGFVRPMIDGVLKSLAELPDDVRAGAHLAFTTHSIPTAAADSSGRAEDHGDGGAYVEEHLDVARLIADAVREETGVEHPWQLVYQSRSGAPHIPWLEPDICDHLEERHVAGAPAVVMVPIGFVSDHMEVLYDLDTEADAKAAELGLPVRRSATVGADPRFAAAVRDLVLERAATENGRKVAPCALGALGASHDLCPVGCCPSRAPKPAAAGADSPYA, translated from the coding sequence ATGTCCGATGCGCTTGATGCCTCTCCCTATGACGCCCTGCTGCTGCTCTCGTTCGGCGGCCCCGAAGGCCCGGACGACGTCGTCCCGTTCCTGGAGAACGTGACGCGGGGCCGCGGTATCCCCACGGAGCGGCTCAAGGAAGTGGGGCAGCACTACTTCCTCTTCGGCGGGGTCAGCCCGATCAACGACCAGAACCGCGCCCTCCTGGACGCCCTGCGCAAGGACTTCGCCGAGCACGGCCTCGACCTGCCGGTCTACTGGGGCAACCGCAACTGGGCGCCCTACCTGACCGACACCCTGCGCGAGCTCGTCCAGGACGGCCACCGCCGCGTGCTCGTCCTGGCGACCAGCGCGTACGCCTCGTACTCGGGCTGCCGTCAGTACCGCGAGAACCTGGCGGAGTCCCTCGCCGTGCTCGCCTCCGAGGGCCTCGACGTGCCGCGCGTCGACAAGCTGCGGCACTACTTCAACCACCCCGGCTTCGTCCGCCCCATGATCGACGGGGTCCTGAAGTCCCTGGCCGAGCTGCCGGACGACGTACGCGCAGGGGCGCACCTCGCCTTCACGACGCACTCGATCCCGACCGCGGCCGCCGACAGCTCGGGCCGCGCCGAGGACCACGGGGACGGCGGCGCGTACGTCGAGGAGCACCTGGACGTGGCCCGGCTCATCGCCGACGCGGTGCGCGAGGAGACGGGCGTCGAGCATCCCTGGCAGCTCGTCTACCAGTCGCGCAGCGGCGCCCCGCACATCCCGTGGCTGGAGCCGGACATCTGCGATCACCTGGAGGAGCGGCACGTCGCGGGCGCGCCCGCCGTGGTGATGGTCCCGATCGGCTTCGTCTCGGACCACATGGAGGTCCTGTACGACCTCGACACCGAGGCCGACGCGAAGGCCGCGGAGCTGGGTCTGCCGGTCCGCCGCTCGGCCACCGTCGGCGCCGATCCCCGGTTCGCCGCGGCGGTGCGTGACCTGGTCCTCGAGCGCGCCGCGACGGAGAACGGACGCAAGGTCGCGCCCTGCGCCCTGGGCGCGCTCGGTGCGAGCCACGACCTGTGCCCGGTGGGCTGCTGCCCCTCGCGCGCCCCGAAGCCCGCGGCCGCGGGCGCCGACAGCCCGTACGCGTAA
- a CDS encoding MFS transporter has product MPSPYRAIFAAPGTKGFSTAGLLGRMPLSMMGIGIVTMVSQLTGRYGLAGALSATVALSAAAIGPQISRLVDRHGQRRVLRPATLASLAAVAGLLLCAKYAAPDWTLFAFAALVGCVPSVGSMIRARWAVLYRDTPQLHTAYSFESVVDEICFIFGPIISIGLSTVWFPEAGPLLAGVFLAVGVFWLTSQRATEPVPHGREHHTKGSALRSGGLQVLVATFVATGAIFGSIDVVTVAYAEDQGHKAMASLVLAVYALGSCVAGAAFGLMHFKGAPAPRWLLGVCAMAVSMIPLQLVGNLPFLAVALFIAGLSIAPTMITTMALVEQHVPRAKLTEGMTWVSTGLAVGVALGSSAAGWVIDAAGSDAGYAVPGLSGAAAVAVGFLGYRRLKKPVPQRGGTHEHGSGQQREEHSGVA; this is encoded by the coding sequence GTGCCAAGCCCCTACCGCGCCATCTTCGCCGCCCCCGGCACCAAGGGGTTCTCCACCGCAGGCCTCCTCGGCCGGATGCCGTTGTCGATGATGGGCATCGGCATCGTGACGATGGTGTCCCAGCTCACGGGGCGGTACGGACTCGCGGGCGCGCTCTCCGCGACCGTCGCGCTCTCCGCCGCCGCGATCGGCCCGCAGATCTCGCGCCTGGTCGACCGCCACGGCCAGCGCCGGGTCCTGCGGCCCGCGACCCTGGCCTCCCTGGCGGCGGTCGCCGGACTCCTGCTCTGCGCCAAGTACGCGGCCCCGGACTGGACGCTCTTCGCCTTCGCCGCGCTGGTGGGCTGCGTGCCGAGCGTGGGCTCGATGATCAGGGCGCGCTGGGCCGTCCTCTACCGGGACACCCCGCAGCTGCACACCGCGTACTCCTTCGAGTCCGTGGTCGACGAGATCTGCTTCATCTTCGGGCCGATCATCTCGATCGGGCTCTCCACCGTGTGGTTCCCCGAGGCCGGGCCGCTGCTCGCCGGGGTCTTCCTCGCCGTGGGCGTCTTCTGGCTGACGTCCCAGCGGGCCACCGAGCCCGTGCCGCACGGGCGTGAACACCACACCAAGGGTTCGGCGTTGCGCTCCGGAGGGCTCCAGGTCCTGGTCGCGACGTTCGTGGCGACGGGGGCGATCTTCGGGTCCATCGACGTGGTGACGGTCGCGTACGCCGAGGACCAGGGGCACAAGGCGATGGCGAGCCTGGTGCTCGCGGTGTACGCGCTCGGCTCCTGTGTGGCCGGGGCCGCCTTCGGGCTCATGCACTTCAAGGGGGCGCCCGCCCCGAGGTGGCTGCTGGGTGTCTGTGCGATGGCCGTGAGTATGATCCCGCTTCAGTTGGTCGGGAACCTTCCGTTTCTGGCCGTGGCGTTGTTCATCGCGGGCCTCTCCATAGCGCCGACCATGATCACGACGATGGCCCTCGTCGAACAGCACGTACCACGCGCGAAGCTGACCGAGGGCATGACCTGGGTGAGCACCGGACTCGCGGTCGGCGTCGCGCTCGGCTCCTCCGCGGCCGGCTGGGTCATCGACGCGGCCGGATCGGACGCCGGGTACGCGGTCCCCGGTCTCTCCGGGGCCGCCGCGGTGGCGGTCGGGTTCCTGGGGTATCGCCGGCTGAAGAAGCCGGTTCCGCAACGGGGAGGGACCCATGAGCACGGCAGCGGGCAGCAGCGGGAAGAGCACAGCGGCGTGGCGTAA
- a CDS encoding D-arabinono-1,4-lactone oxidase, with protein sequence MSTAAGSSGKSTAAWRNWAGNVSARPAREVTPASVDELSAALRQAKDDGLRVKPVGTGHSFTAAAATDGLLIRPELLTGIRRIDREAGTVTVEAGTPLKRLNAALAREGLSLTNMGDIMEQTVSGAISTGTHGTGRDSASISAQITALELVTADGTVLTCSEKENPEVFAAARIGIGALGVISAITFAVEPVFFLTAREEPMTFDKVTSEFDALHAENEHFEFYWFPHTGNCTTKRNNRSVGPAAPPGKVSAFVEDEILSNGLFQAVNTIGRAVPATIPGIAKISSKALSARTYTDIPYKVFTSPRRVRFVEMEYAVPRAALVETLRELKTMVERSHLRISFPVEVRTAPADDITLSTASGRDSAYIAVHMYRGTPYQAYFTAAERIFTAHEGRPHWGKIHTRGADYFAQAYPRFAEFTALRDRLDPDRLFGNDYLRRVLGY encoded by the coding sequence ATGAGCACGGCAGCGGGCAGCAGCGGGAAGAGCACAGCGGCGTGGCGTAACTGGGCGGGCAACGTCAGCGCCCGCCCGGCCAGGGAGGTCACCCCCGCGTCGGTCGACGAACTGAGCGCCGCGCTGCGTCAGGCCAAGGACGACGGCCTCAGGGTGAAGCCGGTCGGCACCGGCCACTCCTTCACGGCGGCGGCGGCCACCGACGGCCTCCTGATACGCCCCGAACTCCTCACCGGGATCCGCAGGATCGACCGCGAGGCCGGCACCGTCACGGTGGAAGCGGGCACTCCGCTCAAGCGCCTGAACGCGGCGCTCGCCCGCGAAGGTCTGTCGCTCACGAACATGGGCGACATCATGGAGCAGACGGTCTCCGGCGCGATCAGCACCGGGACGCACGGCACGGGCCGCGATTCGGCGTCGATCTCCGCACAGATCACGGCACTTGAGCTGGTCACGGCGGACGGCACGGTCCTCACCTGCTCGGAGAAGGAGAATCCCGAGGTCTTCGCGGCGGCCCGGATCGGCATCGGCGCACTCGGCGTGATCAGCGCGATCACCTTCGCCGTGGAACCCGTCTTCTTCCTCACCGCCCGTGAGGAGCCGATGACCTTCGACAAGGTCACGAGCGAGTTCGACGCGCTCCACGCCGAGAACGAGCACTTCGAGTTCTACTGGTTCCCGCACACCGGCAACTGCACCACCAAGCGCAACAACCGCAGCGTGGGCCCCGCCGCCCCTCCCGGCAAGGTGAGCGCCTTCGTAGAGGACGAAATTCTCTCCAACGGCCTCTTCCAGGCGGTCAACACCATCGGCAGGGCCGTCCCCGCGACCATCCCGGGCATCGCCAAGATCTCCAGCAAGGCGCTCTCCGCCCGCACCTACACGGACATCCCCTACAAGGTCTTCACAAGCCCGCGCCGCGTGCGCTTCGTGGAGATGGAGTACGCCGTTCCGCGGGCGGCCCTCGTCGAGACGCTGCGCGAGCTGAAGACGATGGTGGAGCGCTCGCATCTGCGGATCAGCTTCCCCGTGGAGGTCCGCACGGCTCCCGCGGACGACATCACGCTCTCCACGGCCTCGGGCCGGGACAGTGCGTACATCGCCGTCCACATGTACCGGGGCACGCCCTACCAGGCGTACTTCACCGCCGCCGAGCGGATCTTCACCGCGCACGAGGGCAGGCCCCACTGGGGCAAGATCCACACGCGGGGCGCCGACTACTTCGCGCAGGCCTATCCGCGCTTCGCCGAGTTCACGGCCCTGCGCGACCGCCTGGACCCGGACCGCCTGTTCGGCAACGACTACCTGCGCCGCGTCCTGGGCTACTGA
- the sepH gene encoding septation protein SepH encodes MPELRVVAVSNDGTRLVLKAADSTEYTLPIDERLRAAVRGDRPRLGQIEIEVESHLRPRDIQARIRAGASAEEVASLAGIPVDRVRRFEGPVLAERAFMAERARKTPVRRPGENTGPQLGEAVSERLLLRGADKETIQWDSWRRDDGTWEVLLVYRVATEPHSASWTYDPPRRLVQAVDDEARSLIGETDDIAAPEPSFPFVPRIARLPRDRPSLDRPLDRALDRQLERPSAPMPPEPPEEGAATAATASVSESERDSLTSLLEAVPSFRGDMIVPERPALPTTDLPPSEEPEQDPEAEEPPAASAGAGSAYADVLMPRSVASHRDRLVGTTDRQAEADGVRPGRRAAVPSWDEIVFGTRRKKQE; translated from the coding sequence ATGCCCGAACTGCGTGTCGTGGCCGTCAGCAACGACGGCACACGGCTGGTGCTCAAAGCTGCGGACAGCACGGAGTACACGCTTCCGATCGACGAGCGGCTGCGCGCAGCAGTGCGCGGCGACCGTCCGCGTCTCGGCCAGATCGAGATCGAGGTGGAGAGCCACCTCCGCCCCCGCGACATCCAGGCACGGATACGTGCCGGTGCCAGCGCGGAGGAAGTCGCCTCGCTCGCCGGAATCCCCGTCGATCGCGTCCGCCGCTTCGAAGGACCCGTGCTCGCCGAGCGCGCCTTCATGGCCGAGCGGGCCCGGAAGACCCCCGTGCGCCGTCCCGGCGAGAACACCGGACCCCAGCTCGGCGAGGCCGTCTCGGAGCGACTGCTCCTGCGCGGCGCCGACAAGGAAACGATCCAGTGGGACTCCTGGCGCCGTGACGACGGCACGTGGGAGGTCCTGCTCGTCTACCGCGTCGCGACCGAACCGCACTCCGCGAGCTGGACGTACGACCCGCCACGGCGGCTCGTGCAGGCCGTGGACGACGAGGCGCGCTCGCTGATCGGCGAGACGGACGACATCGCCGCGCCCGAGCCCAGCTTCCCGTTCGTGCCGCGCATCGCCCGGCTGCCCCGGGACAGGCCCTCGCTCGACCGGCCGCTCGACCGCGCCCTGGACCGGCAGTTGGAGCGCCCGAGCGCACCGATGCCCCCGGAGCCTCCGGAGGAGGGTGCGGCCACCGCCGCGACCGCGTCCGTGTCCGAGTCGGAGCGGGACTCGCTCACCAGCCTCCTGGAGGCGGTGCCGAGCTTCCGGGGCGACATGATCGTGCCGGAGCGCCCCGCGCTGCCGACCACGGATCTCCCGCCGTCGGAGGAGCCCGAGCAGGACCCGGAGGCCGAGGAGCCCCCCGCGGCGTCGGCCGGGGCGGGTTCCGCGTACGCGGACGTCCTGATGCCGCGCTCGGTGGCCAGCCACCGCGACCGCCTCGTCGGCACCACCGACCGCCAGGCGGAGGCCGACGGCGTCCGCCCCGGGCGGCGCGCGGCGGTGCCGAGCTGGGACGAGATCGTCTTCGGCACGCGCCGCAAGAAGCAGGAGTAG
- a CDS encoding sulfurtransferase, which produces MNAIISASELASDLAGENPPVLLDIRWQLSTAKAAGAPAFDGRAEYEKGHVPGAVFVDLDADLAGPAGSAGRHPLPDVERFGSVMRAAGVSADRDVVVYDGGQGWAAARAWWLLRWTGHPSVRVLDGGLAAWSGPLEAGDERPEAEGSFVPETNTTDLLDADAAAALARSGLLLDARAAERYRGDVEPIDRVGGHIPGAVSAPTTENVTEDGTFRPAADLAERFNSLGASGTSEVGVYCGSGVSGAHEVLALAVAGIPASLYVGSWSEWSSDESRPVAKGPDPQ; this is translated from the coding sequence ATGAATGCCATCATCTCCGCATCCGAACTCGCGAGCGACCTGGCGGGCGAGAACCCGCCAGTGCTCCTGGACATCCGCTGGCAGCTGAGCACCGCCAAGGCGGCGGGCGCCCCCGCTTTCGACGGGCGCGCCGAGTACGAGAAGGGCCATGTCCCCGGGGCGGTCTTCGTCGATCTGGACGCCGATCTCGCGGGCCCGGCGGGCTCGGCCGGACGGCACCCCCTGCCGGACGTGGAGCGCTTCGGATCGGTGATGCGGGCGGCCGGGGTCTCGGCGGACCGGGACGTGGTCGTGTACGACGGCGGGCAGGGCTGGGCCGCCGCACGCGCATGGTGGCTGCTGCGCTGGACGGGGCATCCCTCGGTGCGGGTGCTCGACGGCGGGCTCGCGGCGTGGAGCGGCCCGCTGGAGGCGGGGGACGAGCGTCCTGAGGCCGAGGGCTCGTTCGTCCCGGAGACGAACACCACGGACCTCCTCGACGCCGACGCCGCGGCGGCCCTGGCCCGCTCCGGGCTGCTCCTGGACGCCCGCGCGGCCGAGCGCTACCGCGGTGACGTCGAGCCGATCGACCGCGTCGGCGGCCACATCCCGGGCGCGGTCTCCGCGCCGACCACGGAGAACGTCACGGAGGACGGCACCTTCAGGCCGGCCGCCGATCTCGCGGAGCGCTTCAACTCCCTGGGCGCGTCCGGGACTTCCGAGGTCGGCGTCTACTGCGGCTCCGGCGTGTCCGGCGCCCATGAGGTGCTCGCGCTCGCGGTGGCGGGGATCCCGGCGTCGCTGTACGTCGGCTCGTGGTCGGAGTGGTCGTCCGACGAGTCCCGTCCGGTGGCCAAGGGGCCGGATCCGCAGTAG
- a CDS encoding VOC family protein, with protein MTEARGSTGQRDGLGAVRRTPGTPTWVSLMAHGLATTQEFYGALFGWEFQPGPEQLGPYVRALLDGHEVAGIGQLPPDHHLPIAWTPYMASDDVDATAEAVRHCCGTIGVGPLDAGPAGRMAIAVDPAGAVFGIWQAAEHLGSALVGEPGAPAWNELVTHETAGVVKFYQAVFGYTEEAVVSADFDYVTLQVEGRPVASVHGMGQALPRDRGAHWMTYFEVADVDESVDRVVELGGHVVKPARAGTHGRVATVADPEGAVFTLVRSES; from the coding sequence ATGACGGAGGCACGGGGGTCGACGGGTCAGCGTGACGGCTTGGGGGCCGTCCGCCGCACGCCCGGCACACCCACCTGGGTGAGCCTGATGGCGCATGGCCTGGCCACGACCCAGGAGTTCTACGGAGCGTTGTTCGGCTGGGAGTTCCAGCCCGGCCCCGAGCAGCTCGGGCCCTACGTACGGGCGCTGCTCGACGGCCACGAGGTCGCCGGGATCGGTCAGCTGCCGCCCGATCACCATCTGCCGATCGCCTGGACGCCGTACATGGCGTCGGACGACGTGGACGCGACCGCCGAGGCCGTGCGGCACTGCTGCGGCACGATCGGCGTCGGCCCGCTGGACGCGGGCCCGGCCGGGCGGATGGCCATCGCGGTGGACCCCGCGGGCGCGGTGTTCGGCATCTGGCAGGCGGCGGAGCATCTGGGCAGTGCCCTCGTCGGGGAGCCCGGCGCGCCCGCCTGGAACGAACTGGTGACCCACGAGACGGCGGGCGTCGTCAAGTTCTACCAAGCGGTCTTCGGGTACACCGAGGAGGCGGTCGTCTCGGCCGACTTCGACTATGTGACGCTCCAGGTCGAGGGCCGTCCCGTGGCCTCGGTGCACGGCATGGGCCAGGCCCTGCCGCGGGACCGGGGCGCGCACTGGATGACGTACTTCGAAGTGGCCGACGTGGACGAGTCGGTGGACCGGGTCGTCGAACTCGGCGGCCATGTCGTCAAGCCCGCGCGGGCCGGCACCCACGGGCGGGTGGCCACGGTCGCCGACCCGGAGGGCGCGGTCTTCACCCTCGTGCGCTCGGAGAGCTGA
- a CDS encoding thymidine kinase — protein MPELVFFSGTMDCGKSTLALQIEHNRSTRGLKGMIFTRDDRAGEGKLSSRLGLVTDAIEAADDFDFYAHLVDHLSQGGRADYVIADEAQFLAPGQIDQLARVVDDLGLDVFAFGITTDFRSKLFPGSQRLVELADRVEVLQVEALCWCGARATHNARTIGGAMVVEGAQVVVGDVNHAADEVGYEVLCRRHHRRRMTAASSHAGALSPDVLPVDAATRA, from the coding sequence ATGCCCGAGCTGGTGTTCTTCTCCGGAACGATGGACTGCGGAAAGAGCACGCTGGCTCTGCAGATCGAGCACAACCGCTCGACCCGCGGCCTGAAGGGGATGATCTTCACCCGTGACGACCGGGCGGGCGAGGGCAAGCTCTCCTCGCGGCTCGGCCTCGTCACGGACGCGATCGAGGCCGCGGACGACTTCGACTTCTACGCCCATCTCGTCGACCACCTCTCGCAGGGCGGCCGCGCCGACTACGTGATCGCGGACGAGGCGCAGTTCCTCGCCCCCGGGCAGATCGACCAACTGGCCCGCGTCGTCGACGACCTGGGCCTGGACGTCTTCGCGTTCGGCATCACCACGGACTTCCGCTCCAAGCTCTTCCCCGGCTCGCAGCGCCTGGTCGAACTCGCCGACCGCGTCGAGGTGCTGCAGGTCGAGGCCCTGTGCTGGTGCGGTGCACGTGCCACCCACAACGCCCGCACGATAGGCGGTGCGATGGTCGTCGAAGGCGCCCAGGTCGTCGTCGGGGACGTCAACCACGCGGCGGACGAGGTGGGTTACGAAGTGCTGTGCCGCCGTCACCACAGGCGCAGGATGACGGCGGCGAGCTCCCACGCGGGCGCCCTGTCGCCCGACGTGCTGCCGGTCGACGCGGCCACCCGCGCCTGA